The Lates calcarifer isolate ASB-BC8 linkage group LG6, TLL_Latcal_v3, whole genome shotgun sequence genome includes a region encoding these proteins:
- the taf10 gene encoding transcription initiation factor TFIID subunit 10 codes for MNIDNVNQSVTTGVPSTTSSTSSNCIANDNATTNVSSIPPVTSSASTSAAMVTPSADTSVSNGVYVPGGITNGDVKPAVSTTPLADFLMQLEEYTPTIPDAVTGYYLNRAGFEASDPRIIRLISLASQKFISDIANDALQYCKMKGTASGSSRSKTKDKKYTLTMEDLTPALSEYGVNVKKPYYFT; via the exons atgaatatcGACAACGTTAATCAGTCGGTCACAACTGGAGTGCCATCTACGACGTCTTCAACTTCAAGTAACTGTATCGCAAATGATAATGCAACAACTAACGTCAGCAGCATCCCTCCCGTCACGAGTAGTG CTTCCACATCAGCGGCCATGGTGACACCATCAGCAGACACATCTGTCTCAAACGGCGTCTATGTGCCTGGTGGCATCACCAATGGAGACGTTAAACCTGCTGTCTCCACCACGCCCCTGGCAGATTTCCTCATGCAGCTGGAAGAGTACACTCCCACA ATTCCTGATGCAGTTACAGGGTACTACCTCAACCGGGCTGGCTTTGAGGCTTCTGATCCAAGAAT AATTCGTCTGATTTCCCTTGCTTCTCAGAAGTTTATCTCAGACATTGCCAATGATGCACTGCAGTATTGTAAAATGAAGGGCACTGCCTCAGGAAGCTCAAGGAGCAAGACAAAG GATAAGAAGTACACTCTGACTATGGAGGACCTGACTCCTGCCCTCTCAGAATATGGCGTCAATGTCAAGAAACCATATTACTTCACATAG